In the genome of Raphanus sativus cultivar WK10039 chromosome 9, ASM80110v3, whole genome shotgun sequence, the window ACCTACCATATAAGGACCAAGAACTATTGTAAGGATGAAAATCAGACTGAGGAAATGGACACCAGATTGTAACCAGTTCTTCGGTTATTGCCGCCAAATGGTTGcgttttacttctttttttttgtcactgaataatactaataaaaaaaaaactttcctcTCTCTAGGAGATATCTTTTAAAACTTTCTTAACCTCATCCATGATTGCACTCACGAACCTACTCTGATAGCTGTCGTAGCAAACCTCTGCTCCAATTGCTTGAAGTATCCTTCCATCCATTTCTTTAAGATTTGGACCTCTGAAGTGATTTTGGGATCACATGTGGGGTGTTAATGTTTTTTCTTACGAAATTTATCTTGGTGATTTTGTAGGATGGCTTGCAAGTTGGTATCGGCTATGGTAGTTAGATGTTGTTCATGCTCACTTCCAGTTACCGTCACGTAGTTGTGGATATTTCCCTCTTTAGCTATCTCTATGTTAGAATCAGGCCTGGATAGAACCAAAATCCATTCCACCATATCAGAGATAGTCCTGAATATAGCGAAATGAAACATGTTAGGGTCTTtgaatacttttaaaaaaaaagttacattgAAAAAGATCTccgaatttataaaatatagttttttaaacCTTACTAACATGTTTATGGTTTTCAATATCTCAGGAACGCCCTTACGCAATACACATCAGTCATCAGGGAAACCAATTGGACTGGCGAAAACAGGTGTATAGTCTTTTTGGTTATTAAACAAATAAGTTAATTTCATATTCTTTTACTACTCTTATATTTACACACAATTAATAAGTTATCATGACAATTGGCAACCGTAGGATTAATTTTCAAGGATCATCAGTTGCAGCAGAAAACGCATTAGTTAGAGCACTTCCATCAGCAAATCTTTCCAATCTCGATTCCCTAGGtagttttacattattttatatttttttttcgtttgatttttcttttttctaaaaaataaaataaaataataatactcaAATCTATCGCAGACCGACATCTGTCGTGAGGCCCACAGAACAGTTAAAAATCGAGTTCATCCCACTGAACTCCCAAGGCTCAGGTTCATCAtcaaatgtatattatattatttatttttttgggaaACGTGTGAgcctccccccccccccaatcCTTTAATAGAGATGCTCTTAGCAAGTTAGTCACTATTGATCTTTTGTCTATGCCAAAAGCACTCAAGGGCTCGTCCGTGGTATTTTAGCTGCAAAACCCCGATTAtgattaaacaatattttattgtaCTCTTTGCTACATATCACTATCTTTTGAATAATAAATACACATTCTTAGGTTCCGAgtcattttatgttttaaatgatatatatacacttaacacaattattttattataaaataaaataaaaatttgaattattaaaaaaaaagtaaaaaatttgGGTCGTTACAAGATCACAATTCGATCATTGTTAATCCATCGATTGCTACCGTTCAGTTTCGATTGGTTATTGAACGATccagtaaaatataaaataccgCAGATAAACAATAAAAGGTAAGGcatcttcaaaaaaaaacaataaaaggtAAGGAGCAATAAGCATTGtcataagaaaaacaagaactCCTTTAGGTACCACCGATATAATCAGCCCCTTTGTTTTCCCCCACAAAGAGTTACGTTTTGCTTCGGCTAGTTGTTCTAGTCTGAtgcgttcttcttcttctctcttggAGATTTCTGTTAACATTTTCTTAACCTCTTTGGTAATTAATTTCGCGAGATTCCTTTCATACCAGTAACCATGCAAAATGTAACCTACATTTCCATGATACCTCCTGTTACACAGTGACAAAGATCAATAATCATTTGGTTTATGTTGTCGCCTTTAAAATAGCAATAAAATATGGGTTGTAGCCAAAATGCTTAAACTAAAGAACTAACAACTTCATCAATTGACTAGTAAAATTGTTCTTTATCCTCCTCAGTTAAAATCCCttttaactaaacataaattCATAATGAATTGAGTTTtatagatatttgtttttcattttaataaatatgttttactATTCTTGAAACAATTAATACATATTGAAGAAAAATTTCTTCACTAGGAGGGATTCTTAAACGTTTAAGgatttactaattatttttgaagaaaaaagtaaatagggttttggaattttttttttgaatagtgaGTTTCATGAtgttttcattattattattttcatattttcatattttcttattttaaatatttaagtgcATTATATcaattagttttttatttttgctaaatGGTTATTTGTATCGATTAGTTTTTAgctaaacttttaaaatcaatttaacaACACACATTAAACTAAGAAAACACTCCCTTATTGTAGGTGGTGTTACTCATTTCGATTTTTCAGCTAACTCCTGTAAGAACCTATTTTATCCATACTTCTTTTGGATTTATcttattttggttttggttcgaatatttttagatattaaaataaacatagaaTTGCGTATTTGAGGTATTTGATAAGTTTGAATACTTATTTCGGTGATTATCTTTGTATTAAGTTCTTTGgagttttttatgttttaagatttttggGGTTTGAAGTGTATAAAAGATTCGATTAACAACATTTCAAGTTTGGATAAATTTTACTATGTTATTCATTCAAATATGGATCAGGTCTTTCGGTTCGAATACAGTTTAGATCttgaattttggatttttttgctCAAGCCTACCTAATTGTATAGTCTTTTAGCAATTTATTTATGGtataattagaaatataaaagtttGCATTATTAGATAatgatactacataaaactatgATATTAGTTAGAATTTATGATAATTGGTTACGTGATCTGTAAGCAACAATATGTATTTTTCCTCTTTTTGTAAGTAACATTTCTTCTTCTCACCTAAAACTACAGAGCAAAGTCTTGAAACAAGGACGGGACAAAAAAATCGGAATcgaagaaccaaaccgaaatgCCCGAAATCGGACAGAAACTTTCAAATACTCGAATGCTTCTATATctaaataaccgaaccaaaccggAATCAATCTGAAAACTGAACGGGTGAtcgaatatataaaatattaagtatatatacatataacataactatatatatttataatttaaaaatatattaaaagtatccaaaatattttaagaaaactaaattattacGAAGTATCCGAATTACCCGAAAGTATCCAGatatttttatctgaaatatccaaaataatccaaaatatccaagatttttatcataattatcctaattatttgatattttacctAGTAAACCTGATATTAACCAAAACTATCCGAACtacccgaaataaccgaaccagaATCGAATTATTTTCTGAGTATTTTTCAGTTTCTATTTTTACtatccaaaccgaaccaaacccgaaacTACCCGAACCgaactaaaaataaatcaaatagtAAATGGATCTTCTAGTCCATTATCCAAATTACCCGATATCCAAaataactgaaccgaaccgaatcgaTACCTGTCCAGACTTACTCAAAACAGAGGAAAGGGACAAGACAATGAAAACCTGATTTGTGACGACAGACCAAACTTTCCTGAAACAGACGTTAACGCTTTTTTCCATTTGTTCGTCCTTTTCTTGTCTCTGCTAGATGTTGTCCGGAAATTTTCTCCAAAGTTTCCTTCCAGTTTCTTCACATCTTCAGCTTTCACGTTGAAGAAGACAGGAAACACATCAAGTTTGCCTTTATCCATGCATTCGTTGATCTTAACCAGCTCATTTAAGCACCATTTTGACTCCGTGTACCTCTCCGAGAAGATCGTCACCGCAATTCTTGACTTCTCGATCTCAGCAAAGAGAGTCTCAAGATCCTCGCCTCTCACCGCATCTTCATCCACGAAGACGTTGACCAGCTCTTCCTTTAGGTCATCAACAAGAACTTTTACAAATCTACGCAGCTCTCCTCGAAAGTTGATGAACACTTGATATTGCGGCGGGATCGGTCTTATAATCTCAGATGAAAATGAGTAGGAGACTCCCATAATGTCGGAATATGAGGAGAAGGAGAACTCCATTGGGGATTGTGGGCTTCTGAGGAAGTTGTTTGCCagagtaaaagaaaaagagtaagGCAACAACGTGCTTTGATAACAACAATGCCGTTTAATGATTGGCCGTAATTTAATGAAGTTGACCTTAATTTGATACTTTAACTAATCCATCTAATCATATACACAAAAAACAGTCAGAATAGAATTTTACTAGTACTATATAAATTCTGATTTTTTGGTGGATTCTGTAAACCTTATTTAGACTAAAGTGAATTAGTTTTCTTGGTTTAATTTGCTAGGGAGGCTCATTCAGATGGAACAAACGAACAATTAGTGCCCAAAAATCTAACTTCTCATTTGTGTTATTGAGATTGCTGCTATCACACACGATACAATTAGTTAAGCTAGCTAAAGGAGCTTTGCGATTCTCCTGTTACAAGAAATTATAAAACTTCTTCTACTGCTGCTACAAGAATATAATTTGCATTACATTTACATtacaagaatatatatatgtaattaattaGTATATAACCTTTTGccttgttcaaaaaaaaaaaaaaaacctttgcCATCTATCACCTAGGTACAAGAAACTAGTGTtccaaattcaatttttttagagTTGCAGATATACAACCACCAAGTTCATGGGTTTTCTTAGCTGtgttttaggatttaaaaaacTAATTCAACTGCTGATGAAAAACTATACtgtcaatttataaaaatgtatgaaaataGAAGACAGGAGTGGTGAATAATGCAAACTGAGATTGCCATAGCTAAAATGAGATTCAATTCAAAACGAAGATGCAAGATCGGTCTTCTTAGATTACCATGAAAGAAGAAGGCAGAAGCAACAAAGCCAGAATCATGTTTGAGTTTCATAAccaaaggaagaaaaaaaagggtAACAAAACAACCACACGAGATAGAATCATTCGTAGATCCAAGAATGAAGGCTGCTCTGCCAGTTCACAGGTCCGTCAGGGAACCACAACGCAGCTTCCTTGTTAGCACTCTCCACAGAGTCACTCCCATGGATCACGTTCCTACCAATGTCAATAGAATAATCCCCACGGATGGTTCCTGGTTCAGAAGCAGCAGGGTTGGTCGCTCCAATAATCTTCCTTCCTGTCAAGACAACATTCTTTCCCTCCCAGATCATAGCAACGACTGGTCCAGAGATAATGTAATCAACAAGGCCGTTGAAGAATGGCTTGGCAGACAAGTCTTGGTAGTGTTTCTCAGCAAAAGAACGGTCCACAGTGATCATCTTTAGACCTAAAGATATGCCAACAATCAAAACAGATATCATCAACTACAGAgcatttatatattatctattcCATTACTAAGCAGAGCTATTTTACCTTTCAAAGTGAAACCCTTCTTTTCGAATCTGCAGATGATTTCACCGATCTGAAGATGATGGAGCAGACATAATCAATAAACTTGCGAGGAAAGTCAGAGATTTGACAACAAAACAATGAAGAAGGTGAGTAGAAACGTACCAGGCCCCTCTGGACGCCGTCGGGCTTGATCATGATGAAAGTTTGCTCCATTGTGAGATCTTTGTTACCAGTTAACTCGTCGGCGATACCTAGACGCTGtgaagagaagaaggagatttatatatatatcaagaacCCTAAATGCCAAGAATATGCGCTCTCGCTGTAGAGGTTTCAGCCTGATGGGCCCTAAAGATTTTTGCTTATTTTCTACAACTTcgtcaattatttatttaaaggcCCATCAAGCCTCACTTGAAACTAGAACGTTTAACATTTTTGGGCTTTCAAACGTAATCAAGaaaataaccaatcaaaatgcaAATGTTAACATGTTTGCGCTTTCAAACGTAATCAAGaaaataaccaatcaaaatgcaAACTCATAGCAAAACTAATTTGTGGAAGCCCTAGGATAAACAACTGTAGTTTTTTCCTGTATTGGTTTCTCTAGGATGTTATGTTTTGAGTTCAAATGGGATTTAATTGCTTTAGATTAGTTCTCGTGACATGATTTTCTGATAGGTTACTTTCTGGTTTTATACTCCATCGTACATTATCTTTCTGGAGTCATATTATTTTCTTAGAAATTCACAAAGAAAAGGCCAGCTAGCATGCGCCAGGTTGTGGAATGGAATTATTCCTTTATAGTGtatgatttattaattttttgcaGTGTCAATATATGTAACGAGCGTCCCACTTCCTCATTATTGACTTAGTAGCTTATTTAGCAACACTGGAGGAGATAGCCTGAGACGGTTTCTGAAGGTAGGTAGCCAGTGAGTATTTAACATTTTATCTTTAGCTCTGTCACACTCAATTAATATGCAGAGCTGAAGAATTCTATGTTCTAACTTGGCTAATTTGAGACTGATTTTTGATTGGTGAGTTTgttgacttcttttttttttttggttgctgCCAGAACACTTGGAGATCCTTACTGACTTCGGCCATTAGAGATGAACAATTTGGAAAGAAGCGAACCTTCTCAAGACATTGAAGGACCAGGTCCAGGTGACTCAACTGAACCTATAACAACGAATGTTCAGGAAGCTGTGAGAGTGGATATTGCACTACCAAACACATCATCACCCAGTCAAATTTTCATCCCAGGAAGAAAGGAATATCTGGATCTCTGTGTTCCTCTGTATCAAGCTGCTCTGAAAGGTAAATGGAAAGATGCCAAGGTAATAATTGATCAGAACAACGATATTGTACGTGCAGCAGTTACCCGTAATCAGGAGACGACTCTTCACATTGCCGCTGCTACAAAGCACAAGACATTTGTGAAACATCTTCTTGCAGAAATGAGTAAAAGTGATCTGGCCCTGAAGAACAAAGATGACAACACAGCGATCTGTTTCGCTGCTGCCTCGGGAACTAAGAAGATTGCTGAAATGATGGTCGATAAAAATGAAGATCTTCCAATGATTCGAGGCAATGGGAGAGTGACTCCACTTTACATGGCTGCTTTATTTGGACATAGGGAGATGGTTTTGTACCTTTACGACAAGACAGACTTTGGAAGCCTAGGTGCTTCCGAGCTTGTTGATCTCTTTCATGCCATCATAGGAGCTGATATCTATggtatctatttttttttgtttctcattGTGTTGATTTATACTCTTTTGACTTTTTTTGAAGATATTTGTATCATGCAGTATTAGGCTAATAGTATATTAGTATGTGAAGATATTTGTTTCTAAACCTCTTTTACTGTCCTGTGAGAGATATGACACATGTGAGACCCCTCTTAAACAGATGTTGCTCTGAGGATGTTTGAGTGGAAGAAGGAGTTAGCCACTTCACAAAATAGTAGTGGAGAGATTGCTTTGCACTTAATGGCCCGGAAACCTACAGCAATTGGCCGTGAGAGACAGCTCAATATCTTTAAGAGACTAGCAAATTCCAGTAAGTACATAAATTTGTAATACCCCTGCCGGTATAAAGACATTTAGTACAAGAAATATCACacatactcttttttttttattatacagaGATATCTTGACCCCACATAAATGGGTCCAGACTAATCACACAAACTTTTTTTGAACTgctcacatttttttttatctagtTTTTGAAGGTTTCTACTTTGAGGATAAAATGATGGCTTTAGCTCATCAACTGGTTGAGCGTATGTGGAAATTAGTTGTGAGGGAACCTGAGCCCAGAGTTTCAGAATTACTTAGGACACCAACGAGGTTACTCTTCGATGCTGCGTCATCAGGGAACGTCGAGTTTCTAGTGATTCTAATCCGTGCGTATCCTGATCTTCTATGGAAAGTGGATGAGAAGAACCAGAGCCTGTTTCACGTTGCTGCACTAAACCGTCATGAAAGCATCTTTAATATCATTTACGAACTTGGTTCAATCAAGGATTTGATAGCGGCATATAAGGAAGTTTCAACTAGAAACAATATGTTGCATCTCGTAGCTAGCTTGCCTCCTCCTGGTCGTTTGCAGATAGTGTCCGGGGCAGCACTTCAAATGCAAAGAGAACTTTTATGGTTCAAGGTAAGATTGCCTTTGTGTATCTTTTTTAGTTTGTTTGGCCTTAGGCCCGTAATCTCCCCTAGGTCCGAAGTCAGTATTTagatattcctatttaaagaaTAACCCCCTGTCCCAAAGGTAGTTTGAACTCCGGACATAAAAACACTTCCAATGGAGGATTCTTGTTCTTGGGTTCTAAAAACACAtatgtgtgtatgtatatattatatatgtgtatgtaattACAGGGTTCTAAGATTTACGAGAAATCCAACCGAAAGTATCTAAAGCAACACTTTGGTGGTTTAGTAGATGTGTATCTTACAAAACTAACAAATGTTTCTTCTGTCTTGCATTGTAGGCTGTGAAAAAGATTGTCCCTCATTCATACATCAaggccaaaaatagcaaaggaGAAGTGGCACAAGACCTCTTTACAGAGCAACACAAAGAATTGCAAAAAGAAGGAGAGAAATGGATGAAAGATACTGCAACCTCTTGCATGCTCGTCTCAACTTTGATAGCCACTGTGGTTTTTGCCGCGCCTTTTACAGTACCAGGCGGACTTAATGACACAACCGGGTTCCCCACCTTTAAGAATAAGCTGTGGTTCAATGTTTTCCTATTGTCAGATGCAGTTGCTCTTTTTACTTCGTCAATTTCCATAGTGATTTTCCTCTCCATCCTCACTTCAAGGTACGCTGAAGATGATTTTCTGGTTTCGCTACCCTCGAGACTGATGTTAGGGCTGTTAGCGTTATTTGTGTCCATAAACAGCATGGTCATATCCTTCAGTGCTACACTGTTCTTGATCCCAGACTGGAGTTTTGCATGGAACCTAACCCTCCTCATCTCCCTTGCTTTCATCATCTCTCTGTCATTTGCTCTGCTTCACGTTAAGCTTTGGTTCGACACTCTTCGCTCCGCCTATTGGTCCAAGTACCTATTTCAGTCACAAAGCCGGAGATTGTATCTTTGAACGGTCTTGCCTTTACTTTCCTTGAAAGGGCACCTGAGCTTTCTAGAATTTCACATTTTAATTTCAAGGTAAAAGTCTATTAAGACGTGGTCACGTGGTCCTggttatgaatatatttttttttttgataaatcctGGTTAT includes:
- the LOC108826297 gene encoding vesicle-associated protein 1-4; translated protein: MEFSFSSYSDIMGVSYSFSSEIIRPIPPQYQVFINFRGELRRFVKVLVDDLKEELVNVFVDEDAVRGEDLETLFAEIEKSRIAVTIFSERYTESKWCLNELVKINECMDKGKLDVFPVFFNVKAEDVKKLEGNFGENFRTTSSRDKKRTNKWKKALTSVSGKFGLSSQIRFSLSCPFPLF
- the LOC108826299 gene encoding nucleoside diphosphate kinase 1 — protein: MEQTFIMIKPDGVQRGLIGEIICRFEKKGFTLKGLKMITVDRSFAEKHYQDLSAKPFFNGLVDYIISGPVVAMIWEGKNVVLTGRKIIGATNPAASEPGTIRGDYSIDIGRNVIHGSDSVESANKEAALWFPDGPVNWQSSLHSWIYE
- the LOC108825346 gene encoding ankyrin repeat-containing protein At5g02620 — encoded protein: MNNLERSEPSQDIEGPGPGDSTEPITTNVQEAVRVDIALPNTSSPSQIFIPGRKEYLDLCVPLYQAALKGKWKDAKVIIDQNNDIVRAAVTRNQETTLHIAAATKHKTFVKHLLAEMSKSDLALKNKDDNTAICFAAASGTKKIAEMMVDKNEDLPMIRGNGRVTPLYMAALFGHREMVLYLYDKTDFGSLGASELVDLFHAIIGADIYDVALRMFEWKKELATSQNSSGEIALHLMARKPTAIGRERQLNIFKRLANSIFEGFYFEDKMMALAHQLVERMWKLVVREPEPRVSELLRTPTRLLFDAASSGNVEFLVILIRAYPDLLWKVDEKNQSLFHVAALNRHESIFNIIYELGSIKDLIAAYKEVSTRNNMLHLVASLPPPGRLQIVSGAALQMQRELLWFKAVKKIVPHSYIKAKNSKGEVAQDLFTEQHKELQKEGEKWMKDTATSCMLVSTLIATVVFAAPFTVPGGLNDTTGFPTFKNKLWFNVFLLSDAVALFTSSISIVIFLSILTSRYAEDDFLVSLPSRLMLGLLALFVSINSMVISFSATLFLIPDWSFAWNLTLLISLAFIISLSFALLHVKLWFDTLRSAYWSKYLFQSQSRRLYL